aaattgaaaacagaggACACAAGTATCCAAGAATCCATCAGAACAGTCTGGAAAGCTGGTTACGAATGAGGATCCTTGACCTTATCAAAGACCCTGctaatcagaatctctagggtaAGGCTCAGGAATCTCCTTTTCAGCAGCCTTGATAACTTGGAGTTCTGAAGTAATTTAAAGATGACAGTGATTAATATATTAGGCTATTTATTAATATGATATTCATAGCATAGGAGCTAGGGGAATGGACATTGTGAGACTAACTCCAAAGAGCATATTTAATAATAAGTCTTATATAAGCCAGATCATTCATTTTCCCATTGTATTTCATAATCCTCTTCTGATTTCATTAACCTCTCCATAACAAAGATGGGTGAACTCAACCTGTCATTTTGCCTTTTTAACTTCTGGGatatcttctcttttctcctggcTCAATTCCTAGCCTACTGCACCATTTAGCTGGATATTCTAGTGCTTAGGTATCTTTTTTACATACCACATGAACAGGTTAAACAGATACTCAGAATTAGGAAAAATCTCATGATAGCAACTAGGCAGTAGTACTTaatcttttctgttgtttgtgtttttattctcAAAACACATTTTCACATGCCTCATTCAAAGTTAAAGTTGTTAAGTTTTTTAGATATAGAATTCAGTATATCATaaatatgaaagagaagaaacagaattaCAGCTTAATTTTACAATGATATTAggattaaaattatacattaaaaaagtaTATCAGCTTACAGTGACTTCTGTAGCTGTAGCTTTTGTTCAATGATGTCTGAGAAACGAGGAACTTTTTTTGAAATAGCCACACGGATATCATCACTCAGATTAAAGCAGCTTCTGGactttgttttgaaatgtaaaagtgATGAAAATCCCAACTCACAAAGGTATGTAGTTGCAAATGGCATAAGGATTTCTAGAGCTGTCTTTGCTAGGTTTGGAAACACTGTGAATTGGGCACACCAGAAATCCTCAAGCTTCATTGTCTCAAATTCCATTAGGATTTGGCCACTAGCTCGTAATTCAGCAAGatcatttttcattaaataactATCATCGACAAAATcgatattaaaaagaaatggatCCAATATCCATTTACTTGCCTCATTAAGATCTCCAACGGAAAAATATCCATGGAAGAAGTTGCTTAATTGTTGCAGATGCAGTGTTATTTCAGCTGCAATGAATATTCCTTCATTATCTGAAACAATTATTTcttcaagaaaaggaaaattggtaaaatttcttttctcaattCGTTTTTGCCAAAATGGAAACTTCCTAACAAAAGCAGATAACTTTTCTCTAGCCGATACTGTGTTCATCCCAGTCCTCTGCATAGATGCACTGAGTTCATTTAAGTGTTTGAATAAATCTGCAAGGTATGCTAGGTGAATTTTAAACTCTTTATTTTCAAAGCCATCAACTAAATTACTGCTTTTGTGGTGAAGAAACTGATTTATTTCTTCATACATTTCAAAAATGTGAGTAAGTATTTGGCCTCGGGAAAGCCACCTCATTTCAGTATGGAAAAGGAGGACACTATATTCTATACCAATTTCTTCAAAGAAAGCCTGAAATAGGCGATGATTTGGAGCTCTCCCTTTGATGAAATTTATTACCCTCACCACAGTAAATAGAGCATCCCTCAGTTTTGTAGGCAATGTCTTTATGACAAGTGCATGAGGATTCAATAAACAATGTGTGATTACGATATGAGGTATCTCTTTTTTCACATAGGCAACAAACTCGGAATTTTCTCCTAGCATAGAGGAGGCACCATCAGTACAAACAGAGCCACATACATCAAGTGCTATCTTATGCTTCAGAAAGAAGTCTCTGAAGAGATTGAACACATCTATTCCTTTCATGGATAGCTGCAATGGTTCACAGAAGAGAAATTCTTCtatgatctctctttcttttatatatcGCACAAATGCCATTAGCTGACTGCAGTCATCCATGTCAGTTGTCTCAGCAAGCTGAATACCCACTTTAAGAGGACTCGCTTTGATATCTTCTAGAACTTGCTGTAAGATATCTTGGCTCATTTCATCAATTCTAGAATGGATCACGTCATCTGATAAGGGTACCTGCTGAAGCTTCTTTTGTGCATCTGGTCCCAAAACTATTTGTGCTATTTCCAGTGCACAAGGTTTCACTAACTTTTCAGCTACTGTATGAGGATTCTTCTCCTTGGCACATAAATACGCAAATTGATATGATGCTTGTAATAAAGTATCCTCATGAGATGCAACTCCAAATGCTTTCAAGGTTTCACTCTGATCAGATGGTGTTGGCATATGCTTCAGGCTATTGAGATCATGCCCAGCTACACCACCATGCTGTCTGTTAAAATGGTCTGACAGTTTTGATGGTCTGAGGTCAGCATTTGAAAATACTGAGTTACACAACACACACTGTGGGCGCTGAGTTCCATCAACTTCCGTTGTACAGGTGAACCAGTAGCGAACATAGTCATCATCCCATTTGCGTTTCTTCGACATGGCACACAAAAACTCTCAGGCAGTATTCCAGAGATGCCACAGAATTTTGCTTTGGGAGTAAAATACAACCCACACATTAAAATCCAGTGGCTAACTGAATTAAAACAAAGCCACATCACATGCTATATTGCCATCACATACTATCTTGTATATGTTAAGATATAGCCTGCAGCATGTCAATTCAAAGTAAGCCATGACAGGATATAGTTTAACTTAAAGCTAGCAACTCACAGCTAATGCCCTGGAATAAATGATTTGCCAGCAAGTTATATATGGAAGATTTGAGCTAAGACAAGTTATGCATACCTGTAAGTCCTTTATTGGTGAATTACAGTTATGGCTTAACTTGTTTTCAATAATGTATGTTACAAACATATCTAGCACATTTTGTATCCCTAGAAAGGGCATCTCACTACCACCACC
This DNA window, taken from Macaca fascicularis isolate 582-1 chromosome 6, T2T-MFA8v1.1, encodes the following:
- the FAM200C gene encoding protein FAM200C — encoded protein: MSKKRKWDDDYVRYWFTCTTEVDGTQRPQCVLCNSVFSNADLRPSKLSDHFNRQHGGVAGHDLNSLKHMPTPSDQSETLKAFGVASHEDTLLQASYQFAYLCAKEKNPHTVAEKLVKPCALEIAQIVLGPDAQKKLQQVPLSDDVIHSRIDEMSQDILQQVLEDIKASPLKVGIQLAETTDMDDCSQLMAFVRYIKEREIIEEFLFCEPLQLSMKGIDVFNLFRDFFLKHKIALDVCGSVCTDGASSMLGENSEFVAYVKKEIPHIVITHCLLNPHALVIKTLPTKLRDALFTVVRVINFIKGRAPNHRLFQAFFEEIGIEYSVLLFHTEMRWLSRGQILTHIFEMYEEINQFLHHKSSNLVDGFENKEFKIHLAYLADLFKHLNELSASMQRTGMNTVSAREKLSAFVRKFPFWQKRIEKRNFTNFPFLEEIIVSDNEGIFIAAEITLHLQQLSNFFHGYFSVGDLNEASKWILDPFLFNIDFVDDSYLMKNDLAELRASGQILMEFETMKLEDFWCAQFTVFPNLAKTALEILMPFATTYLCELGFSSLLHFKTKSRSCFNLSDDIRVAISKKVPRFSDIIEQKLQLQKSL